The Toxorhynchites rutilus septentrionalis strain SRP chromosome 3, ASM2978413v1, whole genome shotgun sequence genome includes a region encoding these proteins:
- the LOC129778666 gene encoding uncharacterized protein LOC129778666 isoform X2, with protein MLQTQPILWLLTLVGMATSDLRIHTLDQSPIIIVPLGPAKISTSSLRIVHPINLTSIGTIVENFNAVSMERLSNQTPFKSIVKAKLDKINLSYNRIKPLRRRKRWESLGKAWKYVSGSPDADDLKIINSSLNSLISENNKQIRINSAFDSRMSNITKAINVILENEENVIHSLEGFDVLELIFKIDELLYYLDIIEEAITLARRSIPSSRIIHLDELETIHHSLINDGFGLNSVDSILSTANAYAVLNNEIFMYILKIPRIKNVQYTLNFIEPVIVDHHRVHLQTQFYLKGQKSFMLKSACSKANAMFICSSTDLEPLTGCMQQLVSGNTAECPIERTYGNKTIRKINDGNIVVNAINVTLSSNCSVTQRTLQGSFLIQYSNCTLKLDDEEYVNTNMEIQPFIPTTGLKPKTSIGNFISWDG; from the exons ATGCTGCAAACACAACC AATACTGTGGCTCCTTACGCTGGTAGGGATGGCCACTTCAGACTTGAGAATTCATACCCTGGATCAGAGTCCGATCATTATAGTTCCGTTAGGACCCGCTAAAATAAGCACTAGTTCTCTGCGAATTGTGCACCCCATAAACTTGACCTCAATTGGAACAATTGTAGAAAACTTTAACGCCGTTTCTATGGAGAGATTGTCGAATCAAACGCCTTTTAAGTCAATAGTTAAAGCAAAATTAGACAAAATAAACTTGAGTTACAACCGAATAAAACCACTACGTAGGAGAAAACGATGGGAATCTCTCGGAAAGGCCTGGAAATACGTATCGGGAAGCCCTGATGCAGACGACCTTAAGATTATAAATTCgtcattaaattcattaattagcGAGAATAACAAGCAAATAAGAATCAATAGTGCTTTCGATTCACGAATGAGCAACATTACAAAAGCAATTAACGTCATACTGGAAAATGAGGAAAATGTAATACATTCCTTAGAGGGCTTTGATGTATTAgaattaatattcaaaattgatgAGCTATTATACTACTTAGACATAATCGAAGAGGCGATCACACTAGCGAGACGGAGTATCCCAAGCAGCCGCATCATTCACCTCGACGAATTGGAAACCATTCATCATTCCCTCATTAATGACGGTTTCGGGCTTAACTCGGTCGATAGCATACTTAGTACTGCCAATGCCTACGCAGTATTaaacaacgaaattttcatGTACATACTGAAGATACCCAGGATCAAAAATGTACAGTACACCCTCAACTTCATTGAACCAGTCATTGTAGATCACCACAGAGTCCACCTACAAACACAGTTTTATTTGAAAGGACAGAAATCATTCATGTTAAAAAGCGCTTGTTCCAAAGCCAACGCCATGTTTATATGTTCCTCAACGGATCTAGAACCTTTGACGGGTTGTATGCAACAATTGGTCTCCGGAAATACAGCAGAGTGTCCCATAGAACGCACCTACGGAAACAAAACTATTCGGAAAATCAATGATGGCAATATAGTCGTCAATGCAATCAATGTAACACTTTCGTCAAACTGTTCAGTCACCCAACGCACTCTACAGGGGTCGTTCCTAATCCAATACTCAAACTGTACACTGAAATTGGATGACGAGGAATATGTCAACACAAACATGGAGATACAGCCGTTCATACCTACCACGGGATTGAAG CCGAAAACCTCCATTGGAAACTTCATTTCCTGGGATGGATAG
- the LOC129778666 gene encoding uncharacterized protein LOC129778666 isoform X1, with amino-acid sequence MLQTQPILWLLTLVGMATSDLRIHTLDQSPIIIVPLGPAKISTSSLRIVHPINLTSIGTIVENFNAVSMERLSNQTPFKSIVKAKLDKINLSYNRIKPLRRRKRWESLGKAWKYVSGSPDADDLKIINSSLNSLISENNKQIRINSAFDSRMSNITKAINVILENEENVIHSLEGFDVLELIFKIDELLYYLDIIEEAITLARRSIPSSRIIHLDELETIHHSLINDGFGLNSVDSILSTANAYAVLNNEIFMYILKIPRIKNVQYTLNFIEPVIVDHHRVHLQTQFYLKGQKSFMLKSACSKANAMFICSSTDLEPLTGCMQQLVSGNTAECPIERTYGNKTIRKINDGNIVVNAINVTLSSNCSVTQRTLQGSFLIQYSNCTLKLDDEEYVNTNMEIQPFIPTTGLKVNPTKLFNHIPLEHLQELHMEQRNHITHLNLTAENLHWKLHFLGWIASVISSTLLICILGSSIIIVLKFAAWKTLLTNSKPEVIEQDTIASSEAHPESREVPLILQQ; translated from the exons ATGCTGCAAACACAACC AATACTGTGGCTCCTTACGCTGGTAGGGATGGCCACTTCAGACTTGAGAATTCATACCCTGGATCAGAGTCCGATCATTATAGTTCCGTTAGGACCCGCTAAAATAAGCACTAGTTCTCTGCGAATTGTGCACCCCATAAACTTGACCTCAATTGGAACAATTGTAGAAAACTTTAACGCCGTTTCTATGGAGAGATTGTCGAATCAAACGCCTTTTAAGTCAATAGTTAAAGCAAAATTAGACAAAATAAACTTGAGTTACAACCGAATAAAACCACTACGTAGGAGAAAACGATGGGAATCTCTCGGAAAGGCCTGGAAATACGTATCGGGAAGCCCTGATGCAGACGACCTTAAGATTATAAATTCgtcattaaattcattaattagcGAGAATAACAAGCAAATAAGAATCAATAGTGCTTTCGATTCACGAATGAGCAACATTACAAAAGCAATTAACGTCATACTGGAAAATGAGGAAAATGTAATACATTCCTTAGAGGGCTTTGATGTATTAgaattaatattcaaaattgatgAGCTATTATACTACTTAGACATAATCGAAGAGGCGATCACACTAGCGAGACGGAGTATCCCAAGCAGCCGCATCATTCACCTCGACGAATTGGAAACCATTCATCATTCCCTCATTAATGACGGTTTCGGGCTTAACTCGGTCGATAGCATACTTAGTACTGCCAATGCCTACGCAGTATTaaacaacgaaattttcatGTACATACTGAAGATACCCAGGATCAAAAATGTACAGTACACCCTCAACTTCATTGAACCAGTCATTGTAGATCACCACAGAGTCCACCTACAAACACAGTTTTATTTGAAAGGACAGAAATCATTCATGTTAAAAAGCGCTTGTTCCAAAGCCAACGCCATGTTTATATGTTCCTCAACGGATCTAGAACCTTTGACGGGTTGTATGCAACAATTGGTCTCCGGAAATACAGCAGAGTGTCCCATAGAACGCACCTACGGAAACAAAACTATTCGGAAAATCAATGATGGCAATATAGTCGTCAATGCAATCAATGTAACACTTTCGTCAAACTGTTCAGTCACCCAACGCACTCTACAGGGGTCGTTCCTAATCCAATACTCAAACTGTACACTGAAATTGGATGACGAGGAATATGTCAACACAAACATGGAGATACAGCCGTTCATACCTACCACGGGATTGAAGGTAAATCCAACCAAACTGTTTAACCACATTCCGTTGGAACATTTACAGGAGTTACATATGGAACAGCGTAACCATATCACACACCTTAACCTGACAGCCGAAAACCTCCATTGGAAACTTCATTTCCTGGGATGGATAGCATCCGTAATCTCATCAACTTTACTAATCTGCATACTGGGTTCATCCATAATCATCGTTTTGAAATTCGCCGCCTGGAAGACACTCCTTACCAACAGCAAACCAGAAGTCATCGAACAGGATACCATCGCATCATCCGAGGCCCATCCCGAGTCCAGAGAGGTACCGCTGATACTTCAGCAGTAG